From Desulfoplanes formicivorans:
TGGGCTTTGCCGGTCAGGGCGGGCACATCGTCCATGACGTATCGATACCCGGGATCCTTGGCGTACAGGGAATCCAGGACGCTTTCTTCCTGGCCGTGCAGGACAAGATGGGAAAATCTGAGACCCAGTTCCTGGGCCTTGCGGGCAAAGTCGGCGGCATTGGCCGAGGCCTGTTTGCAAAACTGATCAAAATCACTGCCCTTTTCATCGAGACTCAAGGCCACGATATCGCTTTGGGTCCTTGATGCCATACTGGCGGCATAGTGCATCATTTCTTCTGAAAAGGTCGTGCTTTTGCACACGACAAGGATTTTTGAACCTGTGCGGGCTGTGTTGTTTTCGGACGCGGTGCGGGTGGCAGTGGGGGCGGTGTTTGCTGAACGGGCCGCATACTCACCCGTGTCTTTTTTGAATTTGGCAAAAAATACTTTCATCTGTTCTCCCCAGGTGTTGTGTGCTTGGGCAATGGATTTGTTGATCGTCCACGTGCCCATGTCGCACGTGTTGCAATTGGTTTTGGCCAGATTGCGGTAATGTCGTTCCATACCTTGTCTGATCCCTGTCATGAGTGCCATGAGCCCTCCTGGTTTGGGTGTGGGAGGTTGGATGGGGCGTGCACCAACGGCTCCCTCCTGCTTGTTCTTTTTTGAACATACCCGGGTAAACCAAGGATTGTGCCAAATTCTTTTTCTCTTTAACCATTTGAAAATAAAAGATAATTTTTATTGTGCAATCAGGGAACACAAGGGCTGTTGCGACATGCAACGGTTTTTGCGTTGAGAAGGCATGGCTAAGCTGTCGAAAAACAAGAGAATATAAAAAAGTCTGGGATCGGAGGAACATGTTGCGTTTTGCATCGGTGCAACAGTGGGCAGAAGAAAAAAAGCATGCAAGACCATGCAAAAAACGGTAGGTGGTTACGGGTTTTTTGTGAAATCGACCACGCGGGGAGCTGCTGTTTCCTGATGGGTTGCAACACCACCAACCTCTTTGCCAACGGCAGGTGCTTCATGTTTTTCAAGAAAAAGACACCGTCCACTGAACAATCCGAGGCTTGTGAATCTGCGTCTGCGGAACAGCCGGCTCCCGAGATGCCCGGGTATCTGCAGGAATTGCGGGATCGCATCACAGCCCAGGATCTTCCGGCCATGGTCAGGGAAACCGCCCAGCTGGAATGGGAGCGTTTAACCGGTATGGACCGGTCTGCACCGGAGTCCGGCATAAGCATCAATTACCTCGAGTTCCTGCTTTCGCTGCCCTGGAAGGCGGTCACCCGGGACAACCTGGATCTCAACCGTGCGGCAACCATTCTCAAATCCCGACATCTTGGCCTGGATGCCATCCATGAACGGATTCTGGAATTTCTGGCCGTGAAAACATTGATCGGCAGGCAGCGTCCAACCATCCTTGTGGTGGATGATGAAGAGATCGCCCGGACCAATCTGGCCTATGTGCTTGAAAAGGACGGATATGACGTTTCCATGGCACAAAACGGACTTGAGGCCGTATATTATATGGATAAGCAGCCTGCGGACATCGTGATCACGGATCTGAAGATGGAGCGCATGGACGGCATTCAGTTGCTGGGAACGATCCGGAAACAATGGCCGGATACCAGTGTGATCATGATTACCGGGTATGCCACGGTGGATACGGCGGTTACGGCCCTGCAAAAGGGCGCGGATCATTACTTGAGCAAGCCGGTCAATCTGACCAAGCTCCGGGAACAGGTGCGCACCTTGATGGAGGCCAGGGAACGGGCCTCGCATCTGCATGGTCCGGTACTCTGTTTTACCGGCCCTCCGGGTACGGGCAAGACATCCATCGGACGGGCCATTGCCGAGGCGCTGGAACGCAAATTTGTCCGCTTTTCCCTGGCCGGTCTCAAGGATGAAGCCGAACTGCGAGGTCATCGCAGGACCTATGTGGGGGCCATGGCCGGGCGGATTCTTCTGGAAATCCAGAAGGTCGGAGTGCGCAATCCCGTGATCATGCTCGATGAAATGGACAAGACCATCCAGGATTTCAGGGGAGATGCCGTCTCTGTTTTTCTGGAAGTTCTGGACCCGGAACAGAATGCATCCTTTGTTGACCATTATCTGGATATCCCCTTTGATCTTTCCCAGGTGATGTTCATTGCCACGGCCAACATGGCGGAAAATCTGCCCGCACCTCTGCTTGACCGCATGGAGGTGATCGAATTTTCCAGCTATACGTACAGGGAAAAAGAGGCCATTGCCCGCCAGTTTCTTGTCCCTGCCCAGCTCAAGCGTCACGGCTTGACCACGCAGGATGTCCGGCTGACCGATGAAGGGGTGCGTTCCCTGATCAGGGGATATACCCGTGAAGCCGGACTTCGCGGGCTGGAACGCAAGATCGCGGATGTGTGTCGCAAGATCGCCCGACAGCGTGTGGACCGTCAGGAAGCCGATTCAAACGTTCCGGTTGTGCTTGATGAAGAGCGTATCATTGCCTTGCTGGGGGCGCCTTTGTTCACCCAGACCCGCGCTCTTTCGGCCCCCCGCGTCGGCATGGCCACGGGCCTTGTATGGACCGCCACCGGTGGAGAAATCATTTTTGTGGAAGTGGCCAGGATGAAGGGAAGCAAACAGCTTTTGCTGACAGGTTCCCTGGGAGATGTGCTCAGGGAATCAGCCCAGGCGGCCCTCAGCTATCTTCGCAGCAACGCGGCCATGTACCATATTGATCCGGGATTTTTCGATGTTTCGGATATCCATATCCATCTGCCGTCCGGAGGGGTGAGCAAGGATGGGCCGTCGGCAGGAGTAACCATTTTCGTGGCCCTGCTTTCCCTGTTGACGGGCCGGGCCGTGCGCCAGGATGTGGCCGTGAGCGGTGAATTGACACTCCTTGGGGATGTCCTGCCCGTGGGAGGTATCCGGGAAAAGGTGCTGGCTGCGTCCCAGGCCGGGATCAGACAGCTTGTTTTTCCGCGGAAAAACAAGGCGGAAATCGAGGCCCTGGATGCCGATGTGGTGCAGGATCTGGAGATTGTGCTGGCTGACGAGGTGGGCGAGTTTGCCAAGGTGGCTCTGGTGCAGGAGGGGAGCTAGCCGGGGAATTGCAGGGGGCGTGGGCCCCATGGATCTGACGCCCGTTTTCACGTGCATGGCCATGGTGGAAACGGGCGTTGTGCATGGTGGTTACACGCATTCCTTTTCAACGTGCAACCGTTTGAGCTTGCGCCACAAGGAAACCCGGTCGATGCCCAAAATGGCGGCAGCCCGGGTCTTGTTGCCCCCAACAGCGGCAAGAATGTCAGCAATATAGTGGCGCTCCATTTCCTCCAGGGTCATGAGGTGGGATGTTTTCGTGTCCTGGAGGGACGCTGACCGGGTGCGCACTTCCTCGGGCAGGAGGTCCGGAGTGAATGTTTCGCCCGCTCCCAGGGCCAGGGCCCTTTCCACTATATTTTCCAATTCACGGACATTGCCTGGAAAACTGTAGTTTTCCAGGGCCTCCAGGGTGTCCTGGGCGATGCGAGTGATCCTGTGCTGTTTGGTGGCGTGTTTTTCCAGAAAATAATTGAGGAGCAAGGGGAGATCGGCCTTGCGTTCCCGCAGCGGGGGCACGGTCAGGGTGACCACATTGAGACGATAGAAAAGATCCCGGCGAAAGGCCCCCTTGTCCACCAGGGCGGCCAGGTTGCAATTGGTCGCTGCCACCACCTGGATATCCAGGGAAATTTCCCTGGTTCCTCCCACGCGGATGAAGGTCCGCTCCTGAAGGACCCTGAGGAGCTTGACCTGCAAGTGCAGGGGCAGTTCACCCACTTCATCGAAAAAAACCACTCCCTTGTTGGCAACCTCCAGCAGGCCGGGCTGTCCCTTGCCTGCCCCGGTGAAGGCCTCGCGTTCGTGCCCGAAAAGCTCCTTGTCCATGAGTTCTTCGGTAAAGGTTCCGCAATTGATGGCCATGAACCGTTCATCGCAGCGCGGGCTCAGTTTGTGGATGCCCTTGGCCACCAACTCCTTGCCCGTGCCGGTTTCTCCCTGGATGAGCACGTTGCAACCCATCAGGGCCACCTGCCGGATTTTGGTTTTCAACGAGGCCATGGCCGGGCTTTGTCCGATGATGGGCAGGGGGTCCCGGGTGGCCTTCAGGGATTGGCGAAGAACAATGACCTCGGCCGACAAAGCCCTTTTTTCCAGGGCCCGCTCCACATGAACCCGGAGCTCGTCCAGATTGATGGGTTTCTCGATGTAGGTATAGGCTCCCTTGCGCATGGCTTCCACCGCCGTGCTCACGGAAGAATAGCCGGTAATGAGAATCATCTCGGTGGTGGGGCTCAGGGTGCGTACCTGCTCGAGCAGGGCTATGCCCGAGATGCCCGGCATCTTGAGATCCGAGATGACAAGATCATAGTCGTTGTTGCGCAGCAGCTTCAAAGCCTGTTCGCCTGAAGAGGCCACATCCGTGACATGGCCGTCCTTGCCAAGGGCATGGCAGAGATTTTCCCGGGCTATGGCTTCATCGTCAACGATGAGGATGCGTGTGCTGTTCATGGGCGGTATCTTTGGCAGCGCCGGTGCTGTCGGTTTGGGCCATGGGCAGGTTGATGAGAAAGCAGGTGCCCTGACCAGGCGTACTGGTGACGCTTATGGTGCCGTTGTGCTTCTTGATGATGCCGTAGGCAACAGAAA
This genomic window contains:
- a CDS encoding universal stress protein, which produces MALMTGIRQGMERHYRNLAKTNCNTCDMGTWTINKSIAQAHNTWGEQMKVFFAKFKKDTGEYAARSANTAPTATRTASENNTARTGSKILVVCKSTTFSEEMMHYAASMASRTQSDIVALSLDEKGSDFDQFCKQASANAADFARKAQELGLRFSHLVLHGQEESVLDSLYAKDPGYRYVMDDVPALTGKAHSIPVYSRVSLRVG
- a CDS encoding S16 family serine protease — its product is MFFKKKTPSTEQSEACESASAEQPAPEMPGYLQELRDRITAQDLPAMVRETAQLEWERLTGMDRSAPESGISINYLEFLLSLPWKAVTRDNLDLNRAATILKSRHLGLDAIHERILEFLAVKTLIGRQRPTILVVDDEEIARTNLAYVLEKDGYDVSMAQNGLEAVYYMDKQPADIVITDLKMERMDGIQLLGTIRKQWPDTSVIMITGYATVDTAVTALQKGADHYLSKPVNLTKLREQVRTLMEARERASHLHGPVLCFTGPPGTGKTSIGRAIAEALERKFVRFSLAGLKDEAELRGHRRTYVGAMAGRILLEIQKVGVRNPVIMLDEMDKTIQDFRGDAVSVFLEVLDPEQNASFVDHYLDIPFDLSQVMFIATANMAENLPAPLLDRMEVIEFSSYTYREKEAIARQFLVPAQLKRHGLTTQDVRLTDEGVRSLIRGYTREAGLRGLERKIADVCRKIARQRVDRQEADSNVPVVLDEERIIALLGAPLFTQTRALSAPRVGMATGLVWTATGGEIIFVEVARMKGSKQLLLTGSLGDVLRESAQAALSYLRSNAAMYHIDPGFFDVSDIHIHLPSGGVSKDGPSAGVTIFVALLSLLTGRAVRQDVAVSGELTLLGDVLPVGGIREKVLAASQAGIRQLVFPRKNKAEIEALDADVVQDLEIVLADEVGEFAKVALVQEGS
- a CDS encoding sigma-54-dependent transcriptional regulator, whose product is MNSTRILIVDDEAIARENLCHALGKDGHVTDVASSGEQALKLLRNNDYDLVISDLKMPGISGIALLEQVRTLSPTTEMILITGYSSVSTAVEAMRKGAYTYIEKPINLDELRVHVERALEKRALSAEVIVLRQSLKATRDPLPIIGQSPAMASLKTKIRQVALMGCNVLIQGETGTGKELVAKGIHKLSPRCDERFMAINCGTFTEELMDKELFGHEREAFTGAGKGQPGLLEVANKGVVFFDEVGELPLHLQVKLLRVLQERTFIRVGGTREISLDIQVVAATNCNLAALVDKGAFRRDLFYRLNVVTLTVPPLRERKADLPLLLNYFLEKHATKQHRITRIAQDTLEALENYSFPGNVRELENIVERALALGAGETFTPDLLPEEVRTRSASLQDTKTSHLMTLEEMERHYIADILAAVGGNKTRAAAILGIDRVSLWRKLKRLHVEKECV